The Thermodesulfovibrionales bacterium genomic interval ATCGACGGGGCTGATGAGAAGATACGGGAGATTGTTATCCCCTATGAGGACAGTCCCTTTCTGAAGGGACTTGTGGCGGCTGGACGTCCTTATGAGGGCCCTATGGGGGAAGACCGTTTCACGGAGTTTCTTCTTCGGGAGATCGGTGAAAAGCGGCCCTCGAAGGTCGCCTTCTTCCCTGTTATAGCGGAGAACAGGGTGGTTGCCCTTCTCTATTGCGATAATTCCCTTACGGGTGCGGATTTTTGCCGTGCCGAAGGCCTTGAGATATTCATCGATCAGGCCGGACTCGCCCTCGAGAAAACGTTGCTCGAGAAGAGACTTCAGGAGATTCAGAGGAGGACGGGTTCCTCATGATTTTTCTCGTCTTGATCTGATAAACTGTTACGAAGTTCTATCGGAGGTAAGGTGAGTTCACTGCTCATTGTAGAAGATTCTGCTGCGACTAGGGCGCTGATACGGAGTGCGATAGAGGAGATCGGTGAAGACCTTAGTACGGTGGAAGCTGCATCGGGGTTTGAGGCGCTGAAACTGCTCCCGACCGAGAACTTTGATCTTATCATTACAGATATCAACATGCCTGACATCAACGGGCTCGAACTCATCCATTTTGTTAAGACAAATCCCCGATACAGTGGTATCCCCGTCATCATCGTCACTACGGAGAGGAGTAAGGAGGATAAAGAGCGAGGATTGGCGCTTGGCGCGAGCGCATATGTGATAAAGCCTTTCAGGGCAGAAGAACTTCAGGAAGCGATAACCCGTATCCTGAACAGATGAAATCGTCAAGAAAGGATTTTGTCGCCGAGTCGGGAGATCTTCTGGAAGAAGGAGGAAGACTCCTTCTCGAGATCCAGGAGACCTCCAGTGCCGGCGTTAATCCTGACACCATCAATGCCCTCTTCCGTACCTTCCATACGATCAAGGGGATCTGCGGCCTCTTCGGCTTCAAGGATATTGCCGATTTCAGCCACGCCCTTGAGTCCCTCCTTGATGATATCAGGCTCGGAAGGATCGAGATTTCCGACGATGTCGTAGCCTTCCTCTTCTCTAACATCGATATCCTGAAGAGGACCGTCGAGGATATCGCCAATGACAGGGAATATAGTGTCTCCGATGGCCAGAAGGAGCTAGCATCGTTCCTTGAGTCACGAAAGGGCGGACAGGAATCTCAAAAGGCGGCAGACCCCTTCAAGAGCATGGATACCTCCATTCTCAAGGCCCTCTCAGAGTATGAAGAACACCGATTAAAGACGAACGTAAAAGAGGGCAAGGGAATCTACCTTGCCAAGACCGTCTTCAGCCTTACTGACTTCGACAAAGGGCTCACCGAGTTGACGAAGCTCATAAAGTCACAGGGCGAACTGCTTGCTACGCTCCCGACGTCTACGGATCTCCCTCCTGACGTCATTGGATTTAATCTCCTCTTCGGGAGTATCAAGACCCCTGAAGATCTGAGGAAGCTCCTGAATCTTGAGATCGAAATCATGAAACCGGGTGAAGTGAAACCGGCTCCCCTCCAGGCGCCCGCAGCCCCGCAGCCGCCCGCCCCAAAGGCCCAGGATGGGTCCCTGAAGAGTTCAACGACATCGGTCAGGGTCGATATCGAAAAACTAGACAGGATCCTGAATACGATCAGCGAACTTTCTCTCGCAAAGGCGGCCACTGACAGGATAGCGGCTGAAATGGCTGTAGCCTATGGTCAAACAGGCCTCGTCATCGATATCCTGAAGATCACCCAGACTCTGAGGAAGAAGATAGCGGAACTCCAGGAGCAGGTGCTTGAGATCAGGATGGTGCCGATCGGTCAGATATTTTCACGGCTCAGCCAGGTCGTCCGGCGGTATTCCCGAGAGACGGGGAAACAGATAGAACTCCTCTTTTACGGTGAGGAGACAGAGATCGACAAGTTCCTCGCTGAAGAGATCGTCGATCCCCTCATGCATACCGTCCGCAACGCTATGGACCATGGGATAGAGCCGCCTGAGGAGCGGAGGAAGGCAGGCAAGAAAGAAGCCGGGACGATAACCCTCAAGGCCTTTCAGCGGGGCCACCACGTGGTTGTTGAGGTGAAGGATGACGGCGCCGGGATAAATACGGAGGCTGTGGAAAAAAAGGCAAGAGAGAAGGGTCTTGTTCCTGATGGCGTGAAATTGGAGGAGAAGGATATTCTCGATTTCATCTTCCTGCCCGGGTTCAGCACGAAGACAACGGTAAGCGAGGTCTCAGGGAGAGGGGTAGGGATGGATGTGGTCAGATCAAAACTCCTGCCCTTTGGCGGTTTTGTAGACCTCAGCACCGAGAGGGGCAAGGGAACGACCTTCATGCTTACCATGCCGATTACCCTTGCCATCGTGAAGGCCCTTTTTGTCAGGGTAGGTACCGAGCGGTTTGCCGTGCCTCTCACCTCTTTGTCTGAGACGCTCGTCATAGAGGAGAAGGATCTCCAGACCATCGAAGGGAGAGAGGTCTATAACCTGCGGGGCGAAATGCTTCCGATCGTGAGCATCGCAAAGATCTTCGGTCTCGAGAGCGATTCCGTGGAACGGTTCTTTACGGTCGTGATCCGTTACGGCGACAAGAGTCTCGGCTTCCTTGTGGACGAACTGATAGGTCAGAATGAGATCGTTATAAAGTCCCTCGGTAATTATTTCACGAAGGTGCGGGGATTTGCTGGCGCAACGGAGATACGGAAACATCAGGTGATCCTTGTTCTCGATATGGAGTCAATTGTCGAAGAATCCGTCCCGAAGCAGAGGGGGGTTGTCCATGTATGAAGATTTTTACGGGTTTACGGCAAAGCCCTTTGCCAAGACGCCTGACCCGAAATTTCTTTTTCTGTCCAAAGTCCACGAGGAGGCCCTTGCTAGGCTTCACTATGCCGTTGAAGAGAAGGAGATCACCGTACTGACCGGGGAGATCGGCTGCGGGAAGACGACGCTCACCAGGGCTCTCATGGATTCCCTTGATGAGAGATACCGGGTGGTTCTTATTATCAATCCTCGACTCACATCGATCGAACTCATAAAGACCATCTGTTCACGGTTTGAGTGCGACTCCCGATCACCTTACAAGAATGACCTCATCGATAACCTTTATGCCCGGTTTTACGACGATTATCAATCAAGGATAACACCTGTCATTATTATCGATGAAGCCCATCTCATTCCTTACCGGGAGACCTTTGAAGAGATCAGGCTGCTGACAAACTTCCAGATGGATGATACCAACCTCATAAGTCTTATCCTCGTCGGTCAGCCGGAGCTGAAGAGGAAACTGGACTCTGAGGCCCTTGCCGCGCTCAGACAGAGGGTCGGACTCTTCTATCACCTCGGGATGATAAGAGCGGATGAGGTAAGGGGATACGTGGAGCACAGGATGAAAGCCGGCGGAAGAGACGGCCCCCTCTTTACCGACAGTGCCCTCACGTCCCTTTACATCTATTCGAGGGGGATACCGAGGATCATCAACAGTCTCGCAACAATGGCGCTCCTTGAAGGTTTCGCGCAGGATGCCCCGATGATCGATGACGGTATTATTTTATCTGCTGCAAAGGAGATCGGTCTCAATGGATATCGCAAAGATCAGGAAGAAGAGTAAGGATACCGGAACGGCTGCGCAGCGGCCGGCTGAACCGGCAACGGATATCATTCGCGATGAGGCCGTGCAGCGTCCCACATCGTCGCTGACGGGGACAGCATCGGAAGAGGGACAGGTTTCCGAAGGGCGCAAAGAGGAGCCCGATGCCGCTACTATAGAACTCCTCACCTTTGCTCTTGCAAGGGAGGAATATGCATTCAGGATCGACGACGTCCACGAGATCATCAAACCCCAAAGGGTAACAAAGATCCCGCGGTCTGAGCACTATCTTATCGGTATCACATCCCTCAGGGGGAGGATCATACCTGTCCTTGACCTGAAAAAGAGACTTTCTCTTGTCGAGGGAGGCGCAAAAAATACACGACAGAAGATCCTCATTCTCAAGGGGCCGAAGGGACCTATCGGCGCCATGGTCGACAGGGTTATCGGCGTGATAAGGCC includes:
- a CDS encoding response regulator, whose product is MSSLLIVEDSAATRALIRSAIEEIGEDLSTVEAASGFEALKLLPTENFDLIITDINMPDINGLELIHFVKTNPRYSGIPVIIVTTERSKEDKERGLALGASAYVIKPFRAEELQEAITRILNR
- a CDS encoding chemotaxis protein CheA, with the protein product MKSSRKDFVAESGDLLEEGGRLLLEIQETSSAGVNPDTINALFRTFHTIKGICGLFGFKDIADFSHALESLLDDIRLGRIEISDDVVAFLFSNIDILKRTVEDIANDREYSVSDGQKELASFLESRKGGQESQKAADPFKSMDTSILKALSEYEEHRLKTNVKEGKGIYLAKTVFSLTDFDKGLTELTKLIKSQGELLATLPTSTDLPPDVIGFNLLFGSIKTPEDLRKLLNLEIEIMKPGEVKPAPLQAPAAPQPPAPKAQDGSLKSSTTSVRVDIEKLDRILNTISELSLAKAATDRIAAEMAVAYGQTGLVIDILKITQTLRKKIAELQEQVLEIRMVPIGQIFSRLSQVVRRYSRETGKQIELLFYGEETEIDKFLAEEIVDPLMHTVRNAMDHGIEPPEERRKAGKKEAGTITLKAFQRGHHVVVEVKDDGAGINTEAVEKKAREKGLVPDGVKLEEKDILDFIFLPGFSTKTTVSEVSGRGVGMDVVRSKLLPFGGFVDLSTERGKGTTFMLTMPITLAIVKALFVRVGTERFAVPLTSLSETLVIEEKDLQTIEGREVYNLRGEMLPIVSIAKIFGLESDSVERFFTVVIRYGDKSLGFLVDELIGQNEIVIKSLGNYFTKVRGFAGATEIRKHQVILVLDMESIVEESVPKQRGVVHV
- a CDS encoding AAA family ATPase — encoded protein: MYEDFYGFTAKPFAKTPDPKFLFLSKVHEEALARLHYAVEEKEITVLTGEIGCGKTTLTRALMDSLDERYRVVLIINPRLTSIELIKTICSRFECDSRSPYKNDLIDNLYARFYDDYQSRITPVIIIDEAHLIPYRETFEEIRLLTNFQMDDTNLISLILVGQPELKRKLDSEALAALRQRVGLFYHLGMIRADEVRGYVEHRMKAGGRDGPLFTDSALTSLYIYSRGIPRIINSLATMALLEGFAQDAPMIDDGIILSAAKEIGLNGYRKDQEEE
- a CDS encoding chemotaxis protein CheW codes for the protein MDIAKIRKKSKDTGTAAQRPAEPATDIIRDEAVQRPTSSLTGTASEEGQVSEGRKEEPDAATIELLTFALAREEYAFRIDDVHEIIKPQRVTKIPRSEHYLIGITSLRGRIIPVLDLKKRLSLVEGGAKNTRQKILILKGPKGPIGAMVDRVIGVIRPQASKIGETPAHLKEGETKFIEGVALLDGRFISIIKTTEAMNIE